The region CTTCCACATCACAAATTGTTTGATTTGCAGAACAGTTAGCTACTAATTTTGCTAAATAAACAGTAATTGCGGCAGATTTAGAATCTTCTAAGTAGGTAGTATCAAAACCACAATTTTTAAAAACATTGTTATGTATTTTAATGTGTTTGGCAGCAAAACCTTCTCCCCAACCGGCGGCATTTCGTATTTTTATTCCACCTGTACTTAAGTTTTCAAATGTATTGTTCTCAACTATACCATAGGTGCCTTGTATTAATAAGCCGTATCGTCTTGCATTTCTAAAAACATTATCTCTTAAAACAAAAGATTCGCTAGATCTATTTTCTATATAACATTTATCATCAGTTTGATGATCATTACCGCTTATAGTTGTAATATTTATTGCATTCGATAAAGTAGTTCTAAACTCATTATTCCCTAAATTTTGCACTGCTGTAACATTTGCAGTACCTAAAGAGATTCCATCTCTTGGATTGTAAAATCGTAGAGTATCACCCACAACTACATCAAATTTTAATGTAAGTTGGTTATTTGCTTGCACAGAAAGTATTTCTCTTCTAGTGTGTTTTAAGTTCATAGCATCATCACTGTAACCCTCAAAAGTAGAACCTTGTATCCATGGTCCAATAAAACCACTATTAATATGGAAACAATCTGCGTTTGCGGTGTGCAACCTTCCAGAGTTTGGTTTAAATATTAATTTACAGTTTAAGACATTCCATTCTTTATTATTAGATCCATTGTAAGAACCAGCTGCACTAGTATAAGAGGTATTTCTTAAATAGGTTACTTGTTTGCAGTTATTCGTGGCAAATGTTGTTCTACCATTATATCTTGCTATAAACACAAACTTGTCGCCAACCTCCATATAATTTAGATGATCAGGATTGGATAATCTATAACGAAAAGTATTTGCTCTAATAAATTGGAAAGCATCATCAGAAGTGCTTATTAAATTTGGAGCCCCTTCTTTAAGACTTCCATCGGCATTTTTTAACATTCCCCAACGTTGAGGAGCATTTCTAATATGTCCTCTATTCATCATCGGAAAACCTGCGTCTATTTCTAAATAGAAATTATTTTGCCCTGGATTTTTTTGCACGATTGTTCCTTGTGTAAATGGCAATTCATCATAATCAATTATAAAATTTTTTATGATGATGTTTTCGGAACTGGAAGTTCTCATAAACCCAACTGAAGGATCATGTATAAGTATTTCTGCATTATTCCCATTAACAACAATATGACTTGCTCTATTTATAAAAAATATATGAGTTTCATCATTTGCCTCAAAATCAGCATTATTTATATATGGTTTACCAATATCATACACTCCTGTTTCAAATTTTACTTCT is a window of Polaribacter litorisediminis DNA encoding:
- a CDS encoding T9SS type A sorting domain-containing protein — encoded protein: MRRRKFTINGIQILTIWILIYTFSYSTFAQQITFDPVPDFFRIKRELPLIELSTATTINVSDYGAIINDGNDDTQAITEALKFAEDNATASNPIEVKFETGVYDIGKPYINNADFEANDETHIFFINRASHIVVNGNNAEILIHDPSVGFMRTSSSENIIIKNFIIDYDELPFTQGTIVQKNPGQNNFYLEIDAGFPMMNRGHIRNAPQRWGMLKNADGSLKEGAPNLISTSDDAFQFIRANTFRYRLSNPDHLNYMEVGDKFVFIARYNGRTTFATNNCKQVTYLRNTSYTSAAGSYNGSNNKEWNVLNCKLIFKPNSGRLHTANADCFHINSGFIGPWIQGSTFEGYSDDAMNLKHTRREILSVQANNQLTLKFDVVVGDTLRFYNPRDGISLGTANVTAVQNLGNNEFRTTLSNAINITTISGNDHQTDDKCYIENRSSESFVLRDNVFRNARRYGLLIQGTYGIVENNTFENLSTGGIKIRNAAGWGEGFAAKHIKIHNNVFKNCGFDTTYLEDSKSAAITVYLAKLVANCSANQTICDVEAIDWQGIENVTITNNDISYNKKGIHMQNVNTGLIQCNTVNPNTSFSGTDLGRIVLTNNSNVTQANDNCNLSVNEFKKLCWDFKIDENSIDFSNTCEISQGRWTIYDISGKLIKSKLFEANVRKSNKIDISNLNTGIYLFTIISSQGTLTKKILKK